The Vitis vinifera cultivar Pinot Noir 40024 chromosome 12, ASM3070453v1 genome has a segment encoding these proteins:
- the LOC100267959 gene encoding protein-S-isoprenylcysteine O-methyltransferase B: MTENFSYTACRQLSEMFFAVLFFHSSEYVIAVTIHGRSNVTRKSILISKVYLLEMVCSLLEYLVEIVLFPGLKEIWWISNSGLAMVVIGEIIRKTAILTAGRAFTLVIRVRYEEDHKLVTHGIYGYMRHPGYSGFFIWYVGTQIMLCNPICTIAFAIIVWHFFYERILYEESFLRQFFGSEYEEYAQLVPSGLPFVK, from the coding sequence ATGACAGAAAACTTCAGCTACACAGCTTGCAGACAGTTATCTGAAATGTTCTTCGCAGTACTTTTCTTTCACAGTTCTGAATATGTCATTGCAGTCACCATTCATGGAAGGTCTAATGTAACTCGCAAGTCTATTTTGATCAGTAAAGTTTATTTGCTGGAAATGGTTTGTTCACTGCTGGAGTACTTAgttgaaattgttttatttccTGGGTTGAAGGAAATTTGGTGGATAAGCAACTCAGGCCTTGCAATGGTTGTAATTGGGGAAATCATAAGGAAAACAGCAATTTTAACAGCTGGGCGGGCCTTCACTCTTGTTATCAGGGTTCGTTATGAAGAGGATCACAAATTGGTAACTCATGGAATCTATGGATATATGCGTCACCCGGGATATTCTGGTTTTTTCATATGGTATGTTGGCACTCAGATAATGCTCTGTAATCCCATCTGCACAATTGCATTTGCAATTATCGTCTGGCACTTCTTTTATGAACGAATACTATATGAGGAGTCTTTCCTGAGGCAGTTTTTTGGGTCGGAGTATGAGGAATATGCACAACTGGTGCCTTCTGGATTGCCGTTTGTGAAGTGA